One Acidimicrobiales bacterium genomic window carries:
- a CDS encoding FHA domain-containing protein, giving the protein MFCNQCGHRNAEGSRFCSSCGAPLEPPGEDTTITFAPVGGADGAEEELSVQIPAITEGLGMLVVKRGPNAGSKFVLDQPVTRVGRHPDSDIFLDDITVSRRHAEFYQRGEGYLVKDVGSLNGTYLNRERIDEAGLDNGDEVQIGKFKLVYLAGHADS; this is encoded by the coding sequence GTGTTCTGCAACCAGTGCGGGCACCGCAACGCGGAGGGCTCGAGGTTCTGCTCATCGTGCGGCGCGCCCCTGGAGCCGCCCGGTGAAGACACCACCATCACCTTCGCGCCCGTCGGGGGCGCGGATGGGGCCGAGGAGGAGTTGAGCGTCCAGATCCCGGCCATCACCGAGGGCCTCGGCATGCTGGTCGTGAAGCGGGGACCGAACGCCGGCTCCAAGTTCGTGCTCGACCAGCCGGTGACCCGGGTGGGCCGGCACCCGGACAGCGACATCTTCCTCGACGACATCACCGTCTCCCGCCGCCACGCCGAGTTCTACCAGCGGGGGGAGGGATACCTGGTCAAGGACGTGGGCTCCCTGAACGGCACGTACCTCAACCGCGAGCGGATCGACGAGGCGGGGCTGGACAACGGGGACGAGGTCCAGATCGGCAAGTTCAAGCTCGTGTACCTGGCCGGGCACGCGGACAGCTGA
- the gcvH gene encoding glycine cleavage system protein GcvH has product MNVPDDLRYTQDHEWVRLEDGRARIGITDYAQDALGDVVFVQIPDIGTAVEGGASFSEVESTKSVSDVYAPVAGTVVEVNTTLADSPQQLNEDPYGDGWICVIEPHRVSDVEALMDAEAYRQLISS; this is encoded by the coding sequence GTGAACGTCCCCGACGACCTGCGCTACACGCAGGACCACGAATGGGTCCGCCTCGAGGACGGACGGGCGCGGATCGGGATCACGGACTACGCCCAGGACGCCCTCGGGGACGTGGTCTTCGTGCAGATCCCCGACATCGGCACCGCCGTCGAGGGCGGGGCGTCGTTCTCGGAGGTGGAGTCCACCAAGTCGGTGTCGGACGTGTACGCCCCGGTGGCCGGGACCGTCGTCGAGGTCAACACCACCCTGGCCGACTCCCCCCAGCAGCTCAACGAGGACCCTTACGGGGACGGGTGGATCTGCGTGATCGAGCCCCACCGGGTGTCGGACGTCGAGGCGCTGATGGACGCCGAGGCCTACCGCCAGCTGATCTCCAGCTGA
- a CDS encoding DUF881 domain-containing protein: MASLRRPSRRVGVAGSVVVVLAAALAGYLLVAQVRGTESSTQRLATESQGDLVQILSGLNTEAAGLRDEIDTLKLQLLSLQSSSQSDAAALVQTEQHLSDLEVLAGTVPVSGPGIVLSVSDLRHQVGYDSMVSVVEELRDAGAEAISVDGRRVGPNSWFGQSGTTLQLDGSALTQPYTVQAIGDATTLTGGLEIPGGALDALGSLSGVTAGVARSSQLVLPALPRAPSFRVAHPVGSGS; encoded by the coding sequence ATGGCGTCCCTGCGGCGCCCGTCGCGCCGGGTCGGGGTGGCGGGCTCGGTCGTGGTGGTGCTGGCCGCCGCCCTGGCCGGCTACCTGCTGGTGGCCCAGGTCCGGGGCACCGAGAGCTCGACCCAGCGGCTGGCGACCGAGAGCCAGGGGGACCTGGTCCAGATCCTGTCCGGCCTCAACACCGAGGCGGCCGGCCTCCGCGACGAGATCGACACCCTGAAGCTGCAGCTGCTGAGCCTGCAGTCCTCGTCCCAGAGCGACGCCGCCGCCCTGGTGCAGACCGAGCAGCACCTCTCCGACCTCGAGGTGCTGGCCGGGACGGTCCCGGTGAGCGGGCCCGGGATCGTGCTGTCGGTCAGCGACCTCCGGCACCAGGTCGGCTACGACAGCATGGTGAGCGTCGTCGAGGAGCTGCGCGACGCCGGGGCCGAGGCCATCTCGGTCGACGGCCGCCGGGTGGGGCCCAACTCGTGGTTCGGCCAGTCGGGCACCACGCTCCAGCTCGACGGGTCGGCTCTGACCCAGCCGTACACGGTCCAGGCCATCGGCGACGCCACCACCCTCACCGGCGGACTGGAGATCCCAGGCGGGGCGCTCGACGCCCTGGGCTCGCTCTCCGGGGTCACCGCAGGGGTGGCCCGCTCGTCGCAACTGGTGCTCCCGGCGCTCCCGCGCGCCCCCTCTTTCCGGGTGGCCCATCCGGTAGGGTCCGGCTCGTGA
- a CDS encoding small basic family protein: protein MLVGFGVLVGVLVALLVQPSVPQNLSRYVAMAVVAAIDAAFGGIRAALERTFNDRIFVAAFVLNGLLAAGLAWLGDQLGVDFATAVVVVFGVRIFQNLAAIRRRVLGG from the coding sequence GTGCTGGTCGGGTTCGGGGTGCTGGTCGGGGTCCTCGTGGCCCTCCTCGTCCAGCCCTCGGTGCCCCAGAACCTGTCGCGCTACGTGGCCATGGCGGTGGTGGCGGCCATCGACGCCGCCTTCGGCGGCATCCGGGCGGCCCTGGAGCGCACCTTCAACGACCGGATCTTCGTGGCCGCCTTCGTGCTCAACGGCCTGCTGGCCGCCGGGCTGGCGTGGCTCGGGGACCAGCTCGGTGTCGACTTCGCCACCGCGGTGGTCGTCGTGTTCGGCGTCCGGATCTTCCAGAACCTGGCTGCCATCCGGCGCCGGGTCCTCGGCGGATGA
- a CDS encoding DUF881 domain-containing protein, with protein MLAVVCGLAAFGVVVAGHSQRQQGRAEAPQQARLAHLVESEQAAVGSLQSAAARLRQQLAHAQQSRSRSSALSQQTTAELAGLAVTAGETALQGPGLVVTLDDAPNVPAGSADADAYRIHDTDLQLVVNALFAAGAEAVSVNGNRVSEVTSIRAAGQTIVVDLTPLLPPYRVTAIGADQRRFTRSAVARRFGEWTSEFGLGFDVSARPAVTVPAFVLRAPLAAAAPQPRGG; from the coding sequence GTGCTGGCGGTGGTCTGCGGCCTGGCCGCCTTCGGGGTCGTGGTGGCCGGCCACTCCCAACGCCAGCAGGGCCGGGCCGAGGCGCCCCAGCAGGCCCGGCTGGCCCATCTGGTCGAGAGCGAGCAGGCCGCCGTGGGCTCGCTCCAGAGCGCGGCGGCCCGCCTCCGCCAGCAGCTGGCCCACGCCCAGCAGAGCCGCTCCCGCAGCAGCGCCCTCAGCCAGCAGACCACCGCCGAGCTGGCCGGGCTGGCGGTCACCGCCGGGGAGACCGCGCTCCAGGGCCCCGGTCTGGTGGTCACTCTCGACGACGCCCCGAACGTCCCCGCCGGCAGCGCCGACGCCGACGCCTACCGGATCCACGACACCGACCTGCAGCTCGTGGTGAACGCCCTGTTCGCGGCCGGGGCCGAGGCGGTCTCGGTCAACGGCAACCGGGTGTCGGAGGTGACCTCGATCCGGGCGGCCGGCCAGACCATCGTCGTCGACCTCACCCCGCTCCTGCCGCCCTACCGGGTGACGGCCATCGGGGCCGACCAGCGCCGCTTCACGCGGAGCGCGGTGGCCCGGCGCTTCGGGGAGTGGACGAGCGAGTTCGGCCTGGGCTTCGACGTCAGCGCCCGGCCGGCGGTGACCGTCCCTGCCTTCGTGCTCCGGGCCCCACTGGCCGCGGCCGCCCCGCAGCCCCGGGGAGGCTGA